The following are from one region of the Corynebacterium hindlerae genome:
- a CDS encoding DNA polymerase III subunit gamma and tau: MALYRKYRPASFQEVVGQEQVTRPLSAALDSGRINHAYLFSGPRGCGKTSSARILARSLNCVQGPTSTPCGVCPSCVSLAPGGPGNLDVTELDAASHNGVDEIRELRDRAYYAPAESRYRVFIIDEAHMITNAGFNALLKIVEEPPEHLIFIFATTEPDKMIGTIRSRVHHYPFRLLTPPDMRGLLQRTCDAEGVKVDDAVFPLVIRAGGGSPRDSLSILDQLIAGSGPEGLTYDMAVPLLGVTDSSLIDSAVMATASGDQAALFTCVDDVINAGHDPRRFAHDLLDRLRDLMVLQAVPDAINLGLVDAPADHQPILTQQAQLFDAHRLSSLAALVNEHLDDLRGATSPRLLLEIMCARMLLGASAGAGSTSAAAPPAGGSGPALSDPAVSGPAVSGPAVSGPARWRAQREAKKAQADAAKPALAPAPAAEDPVKEPAPAPVAPGPAPVAPAPAPGPVADPAAVVRDKWLQIRKAVGEKNQIAEIMLTEAKVISLDDGELLVGHNTGALASRLNAPANNSSLVKAVKSVTGLDVKVRVTVGTVPQKPAPERATWRPEKPQPAEEPEPEPEPEPAPTSGWGKPAPLGGTPEPAPAPAAPKPEPAPAAPKSKWQERVARGREAMKHSFSGGVPLPPEPEDEPAPEEESWAPPPVQTEEEEMIEAAKGPANYDHRDAKTIAMEMLSAELGAKPL, encoded by the coding sequence GTGGCTCTTTATCGCAAGTATCGTCCGGCTAGCTTCCAAGAAGTGGTAGGGCAGGAACAGGTGACCCGCCCGCTGTCTGCAGCGTTGGACAGCGGACGCATTAATCACGCGTACCTGTTTTCGGGGCCGCGTGGCTGCGGTAAAACCTCCTCGGCGAGGATCCTCGCCAGGTCCCTCAACTGCGTACAAGGGCCGACCAGTACCCCCTGTGGCGTATGCCCCTCGTGTGTGTCCTTGGCCCCCGGCGGGCCAGGAAATCTCGACGTCACCGAGCTGGATGCGGCATCGCACAACGGTGTAGATGAGATCCGTGAGCTGCGCGACCGCGCCTACTACGCGCCGGCCGAATCCCGCTACCGCGTCTTCATCATCGACGAAGCCCACATGATCACCAACGCCGGCTTCAACGCGTTGCTGAAAATTGTGGAAGAACCCCCAGAGCACCTGATCTTCATCTTCGCCACCACCGAGCCGGACAAGATGATCGGCACTATCCGATCCCGCGTGCATCACTACCCGTTCCGGCTGCTCACCCCGCCGGACATGCGTGGCCTGCTGCAGCGCACCTGCGACGCGGAAGGTGTGAAGGTCGATGACGCCGTGTTCCCGCTCGTCATCCGCGCTGGTGGCGGTAGCCCCCGTGACTCGCTGTCCATTCTGGACCAGCTCATCGCCGGATCCGGGCCGGAAGGACTCACCTACGACATGGCCGTGCCACTGCTCGGGGTCACTGACTCCTCGCTGATCGATTCCGCGGTCATGGCCACCGCTTCTGGCGATCAGGCGGCTCTCTTCACCTGCGTGGATGATGTGATCAACGCCGGCCACGACCCCCGCCGCTTCGCCCACGACCTCCTCGATAGGCTCCGCGACCTCATGGTGCTCCAAGCCGTCCCCGACGCCATCAACCTCGGCCTCGTCGACGCCCCCGCCGACCACCAACCCATCCTCACCCAACAGGCGCAGCTTTTCGACGCCCACAGGCTCTCATCCCTCGCCGCACTAGTAAACGAACACCTCGACGACCTTCGCGGCGCCACTTCGCCCCGCCTCCTGCTAGAAATCATGTGCGCTCGGATGCTACTAGGGGCAAGTGCTGGTGCAGGTTCTACGTCTGCTGCTGCGCCCCCTGCTGGTGGTTCTGGTCCTGCTCTTTCAGACCCTGCTGTTTCAGGCCCTGCTGTTTCAGGCCCTGCTGTTTCAGGCCCTGCTCGCTGGCGTGCGCAGCGTGAAGCGAAAAAAGCACAGGCCGATGCTGCTAAGCCAGCGCTGGCTCCCGCTCCTGCAGCTGAGGATCCTGTTAAGGAACCTGCGCCTGCTCCTGTGGCTCCTGGTCCTGCTCCTGTGGCTCCTGCGCCTGCTCCTGGTCCTGTGGCCGATCCAGCGGCTGTGGTGCGTGACAAGTGGTTGCAAATCCGCAAAGCAGTGGGGGAGAAGAACCAGATCGCTGAAATCATGCTGACCGAAGCCAAAGTCATCTCGCTTGATGATGGCGAGTTGCTTGTCGGCCACAACACAGGTGCCCTCGCATCTCGGCTCAATGCTCCGGCCAACAACTCCTCCCTGGTCAAAGCGGTAAAATCTGTAACCGGATTGGATGTGAAGGTCCGCGTCACTGTAGGGACAGTGCCACAAAAGCCGGCACCCGAGAGGGCGACCTGGAGACCCGAAAAACCGCAACCCGCCGAAGAGCCAGAGCCGGAGCCGGAACCCGAACCCGCCCCTACTAGTGGGTGGGGAAAACCTGCACCCTTAGGTGGTACCCCAGAACCAGCCCCAGCACCGGCTGCACCGAAGCCTGAGCCTGCTCCAGCTGCGCCGAAGAGTAAGTGGCAGGAGCGGGTAGCCCGAGGCCGAGAAGCGATGAAGCACAGCTTCTCGGGAGGGGTGCCACTGCCACCGGAGCCTGAGGACGAACCAGCGCCGGAGGAAGAGTCATGGGCCCCACCACCAGTGCAAACTGAGGAAGAAGAGATGATCGAGGCAGCGAAGGGGCCTGCTAACTATGATCATCGCGATGCCAAGACCATTGCCATGGAGATGCTTTCGGCGGAGCTTGGGGCTAAGCCTTTGTAG
- a CDS encoding suppressor of fused domain protein, producing MRAVGGAGEVNLQEAAVWIDGLFPGEVSIEQVGDFHVASFATDGQFMASTLDFHDVDTGLVADGQDIRVELFAVANDPWELKELVSGTASMLRDTNIVPQPGEVAPGVGKALGLTLSAPHALLVVPFPWGGDVPHFKDAGLTTLMLQILPLTNDELAYLQTYGLAELQKALVEQGIAVLDLRRGA from the coding sequence GTGCGTGCTGTTGGCGGCGCTGGAGAAGTGAATCTCCAGGAAGCTGCGGTCTGGATTGATGGGCTCTTCCCTGGGGAGGTGAGCATCGAGCAGGTTGGCGATTTTCATGTTGCCAGCTTCGCCACCGACGGGCAGTTCATGGCCTCTACCTTGGATTTCCATGATGTGGATACTGGCCTGGTCGCTGATGGGCAGGACATTCGCGTTGAGCTGTTCGCGGTGGCCAACGATCCGTGGGAGCTGAAGGAGCTGGTCAGTGGTACGGCCTCGATGCTGCGGGATACGAATATTGTTCCGCAGCCGGGTGAGGTGGCACCGGGCGTCGGTAAGGCGCTGGGCCTGACGCTGAGCGCGCCGCACGCGCTGCTGGTCGTGCCGTTTCCGTGGGGCGGCGACGTGCCGCACTTTAAGGACGCAGGCTTAACGACGCTCATGCTGCAAATCCTGCCCCTCACCAATGACGAATTGGCCTATTTGCAGACCTATGGTCTTGCCGAGCTGCAAAAAGCATTGGTGGAGCAGGGAATTGCTGTCCTCGATCTTCGGCGGGGTGCCTGA
- a CDS encoding aminotransferase class I/II-fold pyridoxal phosphate-dependent enzyme, with product MALTDLTAEQLAELKSEIQAEYDQLKSRNLALNLTRGKPSSEQLDICTGLLSLPGEDYFDKDGTDCRNYGNLVGLESIREIWAEVLGVDPNNLIAADSSSLNIMFDLISWAYIWGTNDSERPWKDEEKVKWICPVPGYDRHFTITEHFGFETITVPMTPTGPDMDQVAELVKDPLVKGMWVVPMFGNPTGITVDEETIDRLATMETAAPDFRIVWDNAYAVHTLTDEFPPIVDVVSKGGNRFWAMSSTSKITQAGAGVAFFNSSDENLTWYNKHAFVRGIGPNKINQLAHAQFFGDAEGVRAIMRKHAASLAPKFTKVLDILEERLGKYGVAEWTKPTGGYFISMDVVPGTAQRVIELAKDAGIILTAAGSTFPHKQDPEDKNIRLAPSLPPVEELELAMDGVATCVLLAALEK from the coding sequence GTGGCATTGACTGACTTGACTGCTGAGCAGTTGGCTGAGCTGAAATCTGAGATCCAGGCTGAGTATGATCAGCTGAAGTCTCGTAATCTTGCGCTGAATTTGACGCGTGGTAAGCCTTCGTCGGAGCAGTTGGATATTTGCACGGGTTTGTTGAGCTTGCCTGGTGAGGATTACTTCGATAAGGACGGCACGGATTGTCGCAATTACGGCAACCTTGTTGGTTTGGAGAGCATCCGGGAGATCTGGGCTGAGGTTCTCGGGGTTGATCCGAACAACCTTATTGCCGCGGATTCTTCGTCCTTGAACATCATGTTTGACCTGATCAGCTGGGCTTACATTTGGGGTACGAATGATTCCGAGCGGCCGTGGAAGGACGAGGAGAAGGTCAAGTGGATCTGCCCGGTTCCGGGCTATGACCGTCATTTCACCATTACTGAGCATTTCGGCTTTGAGACGATCACCGTCCCGATGACCCCTACCGGTCCGGACATGGATCAGGTGGCGGAGTTGGTGAAGGACCCGCTGGTTAAGGGGATGTGGGTGGTGCCGATGTTCGGTAACCCGACTGGCATCACTGTGGATGAGGAGACGATCGACCGCCTCGCTACCATGGAGACCGCTGCGCCTGACTTCCGCATTGTGTGGGATAACGCGTACGCGGTGCACACACTCACCGATGAGTTCCCACCGATCGTGGACGTTGTGTCCAAGGGCGGCAACCGGTTCTGGGCGATGTCTTCTACCAGTAAGATCACCCAGGCTGGCGCTGGTGTCGCGTTCTTTAATTCCAGCGACGAAAACCTGACCTGGTACAACAAGCACGCGTTTGTGCGTGGCATTGGCCCGAACAAGATTAATCAGTTGGCGCACGCCCAGTTCTTCGGCGATGCCGAGGGAGTCAGGGCGATCATGCGCAAGCATGCGGCGTCGTTGGCACCGAAATTTACGAAGGTCCTGGACATTCTGGAAGAGCGCCTGGGCAAGTACGGTGTGGCTGAGTGGACGAAGCCTACCGGCGGCTACTTCATTTCGATGGATGTGGTGCCAGGTACTGCGCAGCGGGTGATTGAGCTGGCTAAGGATGCGGGCATCATCCTGACTGCCGCGGGCTCCACCTTCCCGCACAAGCAGGATCCGGAGGATAAGAACATTCGCCTCGCGCCGTCCCTGCCTCCGGTGGAGGAGTTGGAGTTGGCGATGGACGGCGTCGCTACGTGCGTGCTGTTGGCGGCGCTGGAGAAGTGA
- the tgt gene encoding tRNA guanosine(34) transglycosylase Tgt, translating to MTDTSFELKTTLDNTKHGRTGVIHTPHGDIQTPAFIPVATKATVKTLTPEQIRETGAQAILSNAYHLYLQPGPDIVDEAGGVSAFENWHGPTYTDSGGFQVMSLGVGFKKVLAMDANVDPKDVKARSKDRMAHVDEDGVDFRSIIDGSKHRFTPEVSMQIQHQLGADIMFAFDELTTLVDTKTYQEQSVERTHRWAKRCLDEHNRLTEERVGKPLQSLWGVVQGAQYEDLRRKAARGLVELSNEAEGQGKRGFGGFGIGGALEKENLGTIVGWVNDELPVDKPKHLLGISEPDDIFTAVEAGADTFDCVAPTRLGRRGGVYTLDGRMTLTNARFKRDFNAIDEELGGYVSENYTRAYIHHLLKAKEYLAGTLCTMHNLFFMIRLVDQIRETMASGDYWEFKEEFMGRYYS from the coding sequence ATGACTGACACCTCCTTCGAGCTGAAGACCACGCTGGATAATACGAAGCACGGGCGTACGGGCGTGATCCACACCCCGCATGGTGATATCCAGACCCCGGCGTTCATTCCGGTGGCGACGAAGGCGACGGTGAAAACCCTCACTCCGGAGCAAATCCGGGAGACGGGCGCCCAGGCCATCCTGAGCAACGCCTACCACCTGTACCTGCAGCCGGGGCCGGACATCGTGGACGAGGCTGGGGGAGTCTCGGCATTCGAGAATTGGCATGGGCCCACCTACACCGATTCCGGCGGCTTCCAGGTGATGAGCCTGGGGGTGGGCTTCAAGAAGGTGCTGGCCATGGACGCGAACGTGGACCCGAAGGACGTGAAGGCGCGCAGCAAGGACCGCATGGCGCACGTCGATGAGGACGGGGTGGATTTCCGCAGCATTATCGACGGCTCGAAGCACCGTTTCACGCCCGAAGTGAGCATGCAGATTCAGCATCAACTAGGGGCGGACATTATGTTCGCATTTGATGAGCTGACCACGCTGGTGGATACCAAGACGTACCAGGAGCAATCGGTGGAAAGGACACATCGGTGGGCGAAGCGGTGCCTGGATGAACACAACCGCCTCACCGAGGAACGCGTGGGCAAACCACTGCAGTCTCTGTGGGGCGTGGTGCAAGGAGCCCAGTATGAAGACTTGCGCAGGAAGGCCGCCCGTGGCTTGGTGGAGCTCAGCAACGAAGCGGAAGGCCAGGGCAAACGGGGGTTCGGTGGCTTCGGTATCGGTGGCGCGTTGGAGAAGGAAAACCTCGGCACCATTGTGGGATGGGTGAATGATGAACTGCCCGTCGATAAGCCAAAGCATCTGCTTGGCATCAGCGAGCCGGACGACATTTTCACCGCCGTCGAAGCCGGCGCCGACACCTTTGACTGCGTCGCGCCTACCCGTCTGGGCCGGCGCGGTGGCGTGTACACGCTGGACGGCCGCATGACGCTGACGAACGCGCGGTTCAAGCGGGACTTCAATGCGATTGATGAGGAACTCGGCGGCTACGTCAGCGAAAACTACACGCGCGCCTACATCCACCACCTGCTCAAAGCCAAGGAATACCTCGCGGGCACCCTGTGCACCATGCACAATCTGTTCTTCATGATCCGACTGGTCGATCAGATTCGCGAGACCATGGCCAGCGGCGATTATTGGGAATTCAAGGAAGAATTCATGGGGCGCTATTACAGTTAA
- a CDS encoding MMPL family transporter: MAKFLFHVGKWSFQRKWAVIAIWLVLLAAVGSSAMTFQKGFDDKFAIPGTPSQDAAELLIKNFPDRKNPLDDAGVNIVFAAPEGHRLSEPGYVSAIDDVIKHIEAGIPDRKDTMRFGNPVTLNPKIQQGIIEQETAQGIPEETARADAENLSLMSKDGRIGFTTFNFDVESPADVTNHHRQVVREAMEIGREAGLIVEGGGAGFGDPLEIKTTSEAVGLGVAFVVLTFTFGSIVAAGLPLITAVTGIGIGSLAIILATRFTTLNNTTPVLAVMLGLAVGIDYALFILARYRAEYRKVPRADAAGIATGTAGSAVVFAGLTVIIALIALSIVRIPFLTYMGLAAAFTVFIAVLVALTLVPALLGVIGKFAFGVKIPWLAGNPRKPGEEPRRGTRLSKGYAWVTFVHKVPALVLTVVVLGLGALTVPALRLELALPNDSTSSLSSTQRKSADLLTEGFGDGQNSLMLGVVDAEDVNPDAPALQPLIRAQRDMNPDDFDAKKAATAAAFSYVVERFNTNADVKHVQLVGLSESGTAAQLVITPYAGPNDPMTTKLLHSLRASQAEAEASTGIKIGITGLTPIQRDVTQKLSDAMPIYLGVVVGLAILLLLMVFRSVMVPVVAGLGFLLSVGAAFGVTVLFWQEGLWGLVETPGPLISFMPIFLIGVTFGLAMDYQVFLVSRMREYYAHHGGSSSPGSRYNAVDESVIEGYTLGSRVVTSAALIMIAVFVAFIDQPLPFIKIFGFALGAGVLFDAFFVRMGLVPATMFLMGRATWWMPRWLDKILPHLDVEGAALEKEWERRRLEAERLADLQVEELRASRG, from the coding sequence ATGGCAAAGTTCTTGTTCCATGTCGGAAAGTGGTCCTTTCAGCGCAAATGGGCGGTGATTGCGATCTGGCTCGTGCTGCTGGCAGCTGTGGGCAGTTCGGCGATGACGTTTCAAAAGGGCTTTGACGATAAGTTCGCGATCCCCGGCACCCCGTCCCAAGACGCGGCTGAGCTGTTGATCAAGAATTTTCCCGACCGGAAAAACCCGCTCGACGATGCAGGCGTCAACATTGTGTTCGCTGCGCCGGAAGGGCATCGGTTGTCAGAACCGGGTTACGTGAGCGCGATAGACGATGTAATTAAGCACATTGAAGCGGGCATCCCGGACCGAAAAGACACGATGCGGTTCGGCAACCCGGTGACGCTCAACCCGAAGATACAGCAGGGGATTATCGAGCAAGAAACGGCCCAAGGCATACCGGAGGAAACCGCGCGTGCCGACGCCGAGAACCTCTCCCTCATGTCCAAGGACGGTCGGATTGGGTTTACCACGTTTAACTTTGATGTGGAATCCCCTGCGGACGTGACGAATCACCATCGTCAAGTAGTCCGCGAGGCGATGGAAATTGGGCGCGAAGCCGGTCTGATTGTGGAAGGGGGCGGCGCCGGATTTGGCGATCCGCTCGAGATCAAGACCACCTCGGAAGCCGTAGGCCTGGGCGTGGCTTTTGTGGTGTTGACCTTCACGTTTGGTTCGATCGTGGCGGCAGGATTGCCACTGATTACTGCTGTGACAGGTATCGGTATCGGCTCCTTGGCAATCATCCTGGCCACTCGGTTCACCACGCTGAATAACACCACGCCGGTGCTTGCGGTGATGCTGGGGTTGGCAGTGGGCATTGACTATGCGCTCTTCATTTTGGCTCGGTATCGGGCGGAATATCGCAAGGTTCCCCGCGCTGATGCCGCCGGCATCGCGACGGGTACTGCCGGCTCCGCGGTGGTGTTCGCTGGTCTGACGGTGATCATTGCGCTGATTGCGCTGTCGATCGTTCGGATCCCCTTCCTCACATACATGGGATTGGCGGCCGCGTTCACGGTGTTCATTGCGGTGTTGGTGGCGCTCACGCTGGTTCCGGCGCTGCTCGGGGTGATAGGCAAGTTTGCCTTTGGCGTGAAGATTCCGTGGCTGGCTGGCAATCCTCGCAAGCCAGGGGAGGAGCCACGCCGGGGCACCCGGCTTTCTAAGGGGTATGCGTGGGTGACGTTTGTGCACAAGGTTCCTGCGCTGGTCCTCACTGTGGTGGTCCTTGGGCTGGGAGCGTTGACGGTCCCAGCGCTGCGACTTGAGCTGGCGTTGCCGAACGATTCGACGTCGTCGCTGTCAAGCACGCAGCGAAAGTCTGCGGATCTACTTACGGAAGGGTTCGGCGATGGACAAAACTCCCTCATGCTCGGCGTGGTGGATGCCGAAGATGTGAACCCGGATGCGCCCGCGCTGCAACCGCTGATCCGGGCGCAGCGGGACATGAACCCGGACGATTTTGATGCGAAGAAGGCTGCTACTGCTGCGGCGTTTTCCTACGTGGTGGAGCGCTTCAATACAAACGCTGATGTGAAGCACGTTCAGCTAGTGGGATTGTCGGAGTCGGGGACGGCAGCCCAGCTGGTGATCACGCCGTACGCTGGCCCGAACGATCCCATGACTACCAAACTGCTGCATTCGCTGCGGGCTTCGCAGGCGGAGGCGGAGGCGTCGACGGGCATCAAGATTGGCATCACCGGCCTTACCCCGATTCAGCGGGACGTGACGCAGAAGCTTAGCGACGCCATGCCTATCTACCTAGGCGTCGTCGTGGGCCTGGCAATTTTATTGCTGCTCATGGTGTTCCGTTCGGTCATGGTGCCCGTCGTGGCGGGGCTCGGGTTCCTGCTCTCCGTGGGCGCTGCCTTCGGTGTCACTGTCCTGTTCTGGCAGGAAGGGCTCTGGGGCCTTGTGGAAACTCCGGGACCACTGATCTCCTTCATGCCGATCTTCCTCATCGGCGTGACCTTCGGCCTGGCGATGGACTACCAGGTGTTCCTGGTGTCCCGAATGCGCGAATACTACGCCCACCACGGCGGTTCTTCATCGCCGGGTTCGCGCTATAACGCGGTGGACGAATCCGTCATCGAGGGCTACACACTCGGTTCCCGCGTGGTCACCTCCGCGGCACTCATCATGATCGCCGTGTTCGTGGCGTTCATCGACCAGCCGTTGCCGTTCATCAAGATCTTCGGCTTCGCCCTCGGCGCCGGCGTGCTTTTCGACGCCTTCTTCGTCCGCATGGGCCTCGTACCAGCCACGATGTTCCTCATGGGACGTGCCACCTGGTGGATGCCACGCTGGCTCGACAAGATCCTGCCACACCTCGACGTGGAGGGCGCAGCGCTGGAGAAAGAATGGGAGCGGCGCCGCCTCGAGGCCGAACGCCTCGCGGACCTGCAGGTGGAGGAGCTGCGGGCCTCGCGGGGTTAG
- a CDS encoding CsbD family protein yields MGDIKNKVEEVVGKVKEAAGKATENEQLTDEGRADQTKAQAKDAVDDAKNKVLGSLQD; encoded by the coding sequence ATGGGTGACATTAAGAACAAGGTGGAAGAGGTCGTCGGCAAGGTAAAGGAAGCTGCCGGTAAGGCCACCGAGAACGAGCAGCTTACGGACGAAGGTCGCGCTGATCAGACAAAGGCACAGGCCAAGGACGCCGTAGACGACGCCAAAAACAAGGTCCTCGGTTCTCTGCAGGACTAG
- the tadA gene encoding tRNA adenosine(34) deaminase TadA produces the protein MLPEFENMMRRALEVAATTPEADVPVGAVLYDAHGRELATGTNRRETDLDPTAHAEILAIREAVRVHGDGWRLTDCTLVVTLEPCTMCAGALLGARVGRLIFGAWEPKTGACGSFVDVLRAPGNLHPMQVRGGVLEEECAALLSEFFQKHRYTRDPVVES, from the coding sequence ATGCTGCCTGAGTTTGAAAACATGATGCGCCGCGCCCTCGAGGTCGCCGCCACCACCCCGGAGGCTGACGTGCCCGTCGGTGCAGTGCTTTACGACGCCCACGGCCGCGAACTCGCCACCGGCACGAATCGCAGGGAAACCGACCTGGATCCGACTGCCCACGCGGAAATCCTCGCCATTAGAGAGGCAGTACGGGTGCATGGCGATGGGTGGCGCCTGACTGACTGCACCTTGGTTGTGACCCTAGAGCCGTGCACCATGTGCGCCGGGGCATTGTTGGGCGCGCGGGTTGGCCGGCTGATTTTCGGGGCGTGGGAACCGAAAACCGGCGCGTGTGGTTCCTTCGTAGATGTGCTGCGCGCTCCCGGTAACCTGCATCCGATGCAGGTGCGGGGCGGGGTTCTGGAAGAAGAGTGCGCTGCTTTACTCAGTGAATTTTTTCAGAAGCATAGGTACACTCGGGATCCCGTAGTCGAAAGTTAA
- a CDS encoding tRNA adenosine deaminase-associated protein, producing the protein MSTNEEPSFAVTVTQAAGVWKVAEYDDDFRDVSDAVTAVRRLRAEGPAFAMLCVEDDYFIIVRPTPGGVKLLISDATAALDDDFAASALDLINADPEDGEPYAEGDFDLLADLGLSEQIVSVIIDDTEAWASEQLQQIADEMGFGDELAELY; encoded by the coding sequence ATGAGCACGAATGAAGAGCCAAGCTTCGCGGTCACCGTGACCCAGGCTGCTGGCGTGTGGAAAGTCGCCGAATACGATGACGATTTTCGCGATGTGAGCGACGCCGTGACCGCGGTGCGTCGCCTCCGGGCCGAGGGGCCAGCCTTCGCCATGCTGTGCGTGGAGGACGACTACTTCATCATCGTGCGCCCCACCCCGGGTGGCGTGAAGCTCCTCATCTCCGATGCCACAGCAGCGCTGGATGACGACTTTGCCGCCTCCGCCCTCGACCTGATTAATGCAGATCCGGAAGACGGCGAGCCGTACGCCGAAGGGGACTTCGACCTGCTCGCGGACCTGGGCTTAAGCGAACAGATCGTGTCAGTCATCATTGATGACACCGAGGCCTGGGCCTCTGAGCAGCTGCAACAGATCGCCGACGAGATGGGTTTCGGCGACGAGCTCGCAGAGCTGTATTAA